The proteins below are encoded in one region of Cyclopterus lumpus isolate fCycLum1 chromosome 8, fCycLum1.pri, whole genome shotgun sequence:
- the LOC117734720 gene encoding 60S ribosomal protein L3-like codes for MEGEGTQLCTGYKSKKAFTKYCKKWQDEEGKKQLDKDFNAMKKYCEVIAHTDAKDGKLKNNASTEYDLSNKSINPLGGFVHYGNVTNDFVMVKGCVVGTKKRVLTLRKSLLVQANRRALEKIDLKFIDTTSKFGHGRFQTFEEKKAFMGPLKKDRVVTAALTDHHCSTELFNKKKKKTKIMLSQFHLRINVD; via the exons ATGGAGGGGGAGGGCACCCAGCTATGCACTGG GTACAAGTCCAAGAAGGCTTTCACCAAATACTGCAAGAAATGGCAGGATGAAGAGGGCAAGAAGCAGCTGGACAAGGACTTCAATGCCATGAAGAAGTACTGCGAGGTCATTGCCCACACAG ATGCCAAGGATGGGAAGCTGAAGAACAACGCCTCCACGGAGTACGACCTGTCCAACAAGAGCATCAACCCCCTG GGTGGATTCGTCCACTATGGCAATGTGACCAATGACTTTGTCATGGTGAAGGGCTGTGTGGTGGGGACCAAGAAGAGGGTTCTGACTCTGCGCAAG tctctgcTGGTGCAGGCCAACCGTCGTGCGTTGGAGAAGATCGACCTCAAGTTCATCGACACCACCTCCAAGTTCGGTCACGGACGCTTCCAGACCTTCGAGGAGAAGAAGGCGTTCATG GGACCACTCAAGAAGGACCGCGTCGTCACTGCAGCGTTGACTGACCATCACTGTTCTACGGAGttgtttaataaaaagaaaaaaaaaacaaagattatGCTGTCGCAATTTCATTTACGTATTAATGTCGACTAA